The Styela clava chromosome 10, kaStyClav1.hap1.2, whole genome shotgun sequence genome window below encodes:
- the LOC120337330 gene encoding uncharacterized protein LOC120337330 isoform X2, which produces MSSSMNSLASFAKDRPRKNSFVASCGIVTMSCQTSTYQTRAKKGKNTQGLNYDEVICSDSEDEENVNKCEIVMAIAICYDRCDGIMDSAMLIRLVDVEDSLQWKPRRIADHEILHAQLSHVVHEIYAWYVADSAEHYVIGFKDLKGSKYYYAAIGEDGLLRLASDFDPPYTLNRSDMSEDPRVIRYHKNEHSGRHFLQSVKYAGHFINVTNGYLKAEESKERNSTSWLLRPL; this is translated from the coding sequence ATGTCGTCGTCTATGAATAGTCTTGCTTCTTTTGCGAAGGACCGTCCGCGCAAAAATTCTTTCGTAGCATCGTGTGGTATAGTAACCATGTCATGTCAAACTAGCACTTATCAAACAAGGGCCAAGAAGGGCAAAAATACTCAAGGCTTAAACTACGATGAGGTAATATGCTCCGACTCGGAAGACGAAGAAAATGTGAACAAATGTGAAATTGTTATGGCAATTGCAATATGCTATGATCGATGTGATGGAATCATGGACTCTGCGATGCTGATAAGATTAGTTGACGTAGAAGATTCGCTGCAGTGGAAACCACGCCGAATTGCCGATCATGAGATTTTACATGCTCAATTGTCTCACGTAGTTCACGAGATTTATGCCTGGTACGTAGCGGACAGTGCCGAGCATTACGTGATCGGCTTCAAGGATTTGAAAGGTTCGAAATATTACTATGCCGCCATCGGTGAAGATGGCCTACTTCGTCTTGCAAGTGATTTTGATCCGCCTTACACATTAAATCGATCAGATATGTCTGAAGATCCAAGAGTTATTCGCTATCACAAGAATGAGCATTCGGGGCGACACTTTCTTCAATCAGTCAAATACGCTGGACATTTCATTAACGTAACCAATGGTTACTTGAAGGCCGAGGAATCGAAAGAGCGAAATTCAACTTCTTGGCTGCTTAGACCTCTATAA
- the LOC120337330 gene encoding uncharacterized protein LOC120337330 isoform X1: MSDIIPCSFSTLRFKTKARSKSCCVEKTPWSGDELLVFDNLWESNMSSSMNSLASFAKDRPRKNSFVASCGIVTMSCQTSTYQTRAKKGKNTQGLNYDEVICSDSEDEENVNKCEIVMAIAICYDRCDGIMDSAMLIRLVDVEDSLQWKPRRIADHEILHAQLSHVVHEIYAWYVADSAEHYVIGFKDLKGSKYYYAAIGEDGLLRLASDFDPPYTLNRSDMSEDPRVIRYHKNEHSGRHFLQSVKYAGHFINVTNGYLKAEESKERNSTSWLLRPL, encoded by the coding sequence ATGTCAGATATAATACCTTGCTCTTTTTCAACATTACGTTTCAAAACGAAAGCAAGATCAAAGTCATGCTGTGTGGAAAAAACACCCTGGTCTGGCGATGAACTGCTTGTCTTTGACAACCTGTGGGAATCCAACATGTCGTCGTCTATGAATAGTCTTGCTTCTTTTGCGAAGGACCGTCCGCGCAAAAATTCTTTCGTAGCATCGTGTGGTATAGTAACCATGTCATGTCAAACTAGCACTTATCAAACAAGGGCCAAGAAGGGCAAAAATACTCAAGGCTTAAACTACGATGAGGTAATATGCTCCGACTCGGAAGACGAAGAAAATGTGAACAAATGTGAAATTGTTATGGCAATTGCAATATGCTATGATCGATGTGATGGAATCATGGACTCTGCGATGCTGATAAGATTAGTTGACGTAGAAGATTCGCTGCAGTGGAAACCACGCCGAATTGCCGATCATGAGATTTTACATGCTCAATTGTCTCACGTAGTTCACGAGATTTATGCCTGGTACGTAGCGGACAGTGCCGAGCATTACGTGATCGGCTTCAAGGATTTGAAAGGTTCGAAATATTACTATGCCGCCATCGGTGAAGATGGCCTACTTCGTCTTGCAAGTGATTTTGATCCGCCTTACACATTAAATCGATCAGATATGTCTGAAGATCCAAGAGTTATTCGCTATCACAAGAATGAGCATTCGGGGCGACACTTTCTTCAATCAGTCAAATACGCTGGACATTTCATTAACGTAACCAATGGTTACTTGAAGGCCGAGGAATCGAAAGAGCGAAATTCAACTTCTTGGCTGCTTAGACCTCTATAA